In Manduca sexta isolate Smith_Timp_Sample1 chromosome 23, JHU_Msex_v1.0, whole genome shotgun sequence, one DNA window encodes the following:
- the LOC115443579 gene encoding uncharacterized protein LOC115443579 gives MFLQGRVIVVWLSWLIGGICGVVILLIIICYCRLMPRHQKSFDEQYLKETYAIKENHAYTSQENYRMKHAEVQVQRHARPVSYAGDAECRRAPAHCYVNRVPDTREQCVQYASSSMLDEIETASNIDALKTRSLPAFLRPKPRPLSTEDDLQQLYAKVNLSKKYKNRMRSEHAAIIALSKSHSQFFDADAVIVYDQRTAL, from the exons atgttTCTGCAG GGTCGCGTTATAGTTGTTTGGTTATCTTGGCTTATTGGAGGAATTTGCGGTGTTGTTATTTTGTTGATAATCATATGCTACTGCCGCCTAATGCCGCGTCATCAGAAATCTTTCG ACGAGCAATATCTCAAAGAGACATATGCAATAAAGGAGAACCATGCGTATACGAGTCAGGAAAACTATCGCATGAAGCATGCAGAG GTGCAAGTGCAGCGCCACGCGCGGCCGGTGAGCTACGCGGGGGACGCGGAGTGCCGCCGCGCGCCCGCGCACTGCTACGTGAACCGCGTGCCCGACACCAGGGAGCAGTGCGTGCAGTACGCCTCCAGCAGCA TGTTAGATGAAATCGAAACGGCATCGAACATAGACGCGCTGAAGACGCGGTCGCTGCCCGCCTTCCTGCGGCCCAAACCCCGCCCGCTCTCCACCGAGGACGACTTGCAGCAGCTCTACGCGAAG GTGAACCTGAGCAAGAAATATAAGAACCGCATGAGGAGTGAGCACGCGGCCATCATAGCGCTGAGCAAGTCGCACAGCCAGTTCTTCGACGCGGACGCCGTCATCGTCTACGACCAGAGGACTGCGCTGTAA
- the LOC115443568 gene encoding phospholipase A2 group XV, which yields MGGVKSHFLVLFIYGILAQNIWGLSPVILIPGDGGSQLEARLNKTSVVHYICAKTSPNYFNIWLNLELLVPFVIDCWVDNLRLEYDNVTRTTSNPAGVDIRIPGWGNPEPVEWLDPSHDSTGAYFNSIADSLVKIGYKRNVSIVGAPYDFRKAPNENKEFFVKLKTLIEDTYTKNNKSSVTLLVHSMGGLMAMHFLKLQKQSWKDQYVKRIISLSTPWAGSMKAVKVFAIGDDLGSLMLRESIMRTQQITCPSLAWLLPSPLFWKPSEVLVQTDKYNYTVKDFQKLFTDMELPTAWEMKKDTEQYMNDFSAPGVDVHCIYGYNISTVERLVYKPGTWLDGYPTLATGDGDGTVNLRSLSACERWRKRRLRGPHALKSLPLPGAEHLKILHDPRVIDYIQLVMND from the exons ATGGGCGGTGTTAAATCACATTTTTTAGTGCTATTTATTTACGGAATCTTAGCTCAAAATATTTGGGGTCTATCGCCCGTCATACTCA TTCCCGGCGATGGAGGAAGCCAACTCGAAGCGAGGCTTAACAAAACCTCCGTAGTACACTACATATGCGCAAAAACATCTCCAAACTACTTCAACATCTGGCTGAATCTGGAGCTTCTTGTGCCTTTCGTGATAGATTGTTGGGTGGATAATCTAAGGCTAGAATATGACAATGTTACGAGAACAACTAGCAACCCCGCAGGAGTTGATATACGGATACCAGGGTGGGGGAACCCTGAGCCAGTGGAGTGGTTGGACCCCTCTCATGACTCTACTGGAGCATATTTTAATAGCATAGCAGATTCTCTAGTGAAGATTGGATATAAAAGGAATGTGTCTATTGTTGGTGCTCCGTATGATTTCAGAAAAGCAccta ATGAAAACAAagaattctttgtgaaattaaaGACTCTAATCGAAGACACATATACCAAGAACAACAAGTCGTCGGTAACTCTGCTGGTGCACAGCATGGGCGGACTGATGGCGATGCACTTCCTCAAGCTGCAGAAGCAGTCGTGGAAGGATCAGTATGTCAAGCGGATCATATCCCTCTCCACCCCTTGGGCAGGGTCGATGAAAGCTGTCAAAGTCTTTGCTATTG GCGACGACCTCGGCTCCCTGATGCTGCGCGAGAGCATCATGCGCACGCAGCAGATCACGTGTCCATCGCTCGCGTGGCTGTTACCCTCGCCACTGTTCTGGAAGCCGTCAGAAGTGCTCGTGCAGACGGACAAGTACAACTACACCGTTAAGGACTTCCAGAAGTTGTTCAC TGACATGGAGCTGCCGACCGCGTGGGAGATGAAGAAGGACACGGAGCAGTACATGAACGATTTCAGCGCGCCCGGCGTCGACGTGCACTGCATCTACGGATACAACATATCCACCGTAGAGAG ACTGGTGTACAAGCCCGGGACGTGGCTGGACGGGTACCCGACGCTGGCGACGGGCGACGGCGACGGCACCGTCAACCTGCGCTCGCTGAGTGCGTGCGAGCGCTGGCGCAAGCGGCGTCTCCGCGGCCCGCACGCGCTCAAGTCACTGCCGCTGCCCGGCGCAGAGCATCTCAAGATCCTGCACGACCCGCGCGTCATCGACTACATACAGCTCGTCATGAACGACTAG
- the LOC115443175 gene encoding TBC1 domain family member 20, translating to MESNKTDADIGDKCNINGDCSPAEKKQPLDLNHPKNIDDISTPSELKFDEESDVEDPDITEKRKEIEKCLSNPDVVNLEQWQHFARSKAGLICDEYRRKIWPLLVGVTREEMTDPPSLDELSTHSEYNQVVLDVNRSLKRFPPGIPYEQRVALQDQLTVLILRVIIKYPHLKYYQGYHDVAITLLLVCGDRASFPLLCRLSYGPAAPLAPFMQATMQPTQHLLNYMLPVISRADRKVAECLEKAGVGTMFALPWYLTWFGHSLNRYADVVRLYDYFLCAPPLFPVYVTAAIVLHRADEVYECDCDMAMLHCLLSRLPDDLPFEDILVTGERLYEQNDPADLEHEVAALERREEEQRRVDEERARRRQAAARARALAAGSVRARVSRVLSRYMPRYMPRALRHAPLSGLLATATVLLGVYVYYRPETFFSSDALDYI from the exons ATGGAGTCCAATAAAACGGACGCCGATATTGGCGACAAGTGTAACATAAACGGCGACTGTTCACCTGCTGAGAAAAAACAACCTTTAGACCTGAATCACCCTAAAAATATTGACGACATATCTACGCCTTCCGAGCTGAAATTTGATGAAg AATCCGACGTCGAGGACCCTGACATTACAGAAAAAAGAAAGGAAATAGAGAAATGTCTCTCTAACCCGGACGTGGTTAATTTGGAGCAGTGGCAGCACTTTGCCCGGAGCAAAGCTGGACTTATTTGTG ACGAATATAGAAGGAAGATATGGCCGTTGTTGGTGGGCGTGACGCGCGAGGAGATGACGGACCCGCCGTCACTCGACGAGCTCTCCACACACAGCGAGTACAATCAg GTGGTGTTAGACGTGAACCGCTCCCTGAAGAGGTTCCCGCCGGGCATCCCCTACGAGCAGCGAGTGGCGCTCCAGGACCAACTCACAGTGCTCATACTCAGAGTCATCATCAAGTACCCGCATCTCAAGTACTATCAG GGTTATCACGACGTGGCGATCACATTGCTGCTGGTGTGCGGGGACCGCGCGTCATTCCCGCTGCTGTGCCGCCTGTCGTACGGGCCGGCGGCCCCGCTGGCGCCGTTCATGCAGGCCACCATGCAACCCACGCAGCATCTCCTCAACTACATGCTGCCAGTCATCAGCAGGGCTGATAGGAAAGTCGCCGAGTGTTTGGAGAA aGCTGGAGTGGGTACCATGTTCGCGCTACCGTGGTATCTGACGTGGTTCGGCCATTCGCTGAACCGGTACGCGGATGTAGTGAGGCTGTACGACTACTTCCTGTGTGCGCCGCCGCTGTTTCCGGTGTATGTGACGGCCGCCATCGTGCTTCATCGCGCCGACGAGGTCTACGAATGCGATTGTGATATGGCTATGTTGCATTGTCTGCTGTCCAGG TTACCGGATGACTTGCCGTTCGAAGACATCTTGGTGACGGGCGAGCGGCTGTACGAACAGAACGACCCCGCCGACCTCGAACATGAAGTCGCTGCGCTGGAGAGGAGAGA AGAAGAGCAGCGTCGCGTGGACGAggagcgcgcgcggcggcgccaggccgcggcgcgcgcgcgtgcgcTGGCGGCGGGCTcggtgcgcgcgcgcgtgtCGCGCGTGCTGTCGCGCTACATGCCGCGCTACATGCCGCGCGCGCTGCGCCACGCGCCGCTGTCGGGGCTGCTGGCCACCGCCACCGTGCTGCTCGGCGTCTACGTGTACTACCGCCCCGAAACCTTCTTCTCCAG CGACGCTTTAGACTACATTTAG